The Xenopus laevis strain J_2021 chromosome 4L, Xenopus_laevis_v10.1, whole genome shotgun sequence genomic sequence GCAGACGTAGAGCCCTTCAGTTACAGCAGCTGCACTTCTTGCTTCCCTTTTCACAGTGGCAGCCCTGGCTGCATTTGCTGCATTCAGCTGGACAGCAGGAACAGCAGCCTGTGTGGGAAGAGGGAAAACAATGGGCAGGGTTAAAGCAAGGCCGAGCAGTCACAAACATGTTACATAAgcaaaaaaactgtttgttttttactAAACTTCCATACAAATCAGAAATCTCTACAGACAATAAGTTACAGGTAATATACAACTATGCTCAGCATAGATATAATTGCATTAAATTGCAATCcgaattatttgaaaataaaaaagagattaataatctgattaaaaaatattgattgaaCACTTATGGTTTGGTGAGGATTATGTGAGTTTGGATGACTAACACAAACCCCAATTCTGTATTCAGATCTATTATTTCCATGTTAAGTATTCAACTCATTTCCAATAAACAGCACTTACTTTTCTTGCATGATGTGCACTTGCAATTGCTGCAACTGCAGGTAGTACCACAGGAGCAAGAAGCACCTTGAAGAGAAGAAAGAATGTTACAGTATATGGAACCCACACATGGTCAAAGACATTTATAACATTCACTGTGACATCTGCATTTACATCCTGGAAATAATACATTGCTTCCAATCTAATGCTAATATTTCATTAcaaactgctgtactgcaaatgcagagATTGTGTCCCCAGAAAAGTTAATGTAAACAatcactttacttctcctttaatgttattaACAGCAGAACACTATGCCTGCCTCCCTGTGCCGCCTGGTATTGTTTTGTGGCAGCCAAGGGAGTGGAGCAACAGGCTAAGATCATACAGATATGGCCATTGCCTCCCTTTGACACTTTCATCCCTGCACTCCTGTGGCATGGAGTATTGAAAACATTGATGAAACTCCAAAAGGCATTACTTTAGGCATAGTTATGAAAGGGTAAATCACTGTGAACTCAGTtcttactctttgataaatatgcccctaaaatagCTGTAGAgagtataagggcagagacacacgctgctatttcgggataTTAGTTGCCCAGTAACAAATtgttcggcgactaatctcccagaactgcattcccgccggctagaaggATGGCACACAGCTTGCTTTttgctttccgaagtcgcacgaagtttcatcgtgaggcaactttggaaaacgaagcgttttGAGTACCATCCTGCCGgcggtttacattctagccggcaggaaggcagctatgagagattagtcaccagaagaagaaacaatttatcgttgggcgactaatctcccgaaatagcagcgtgtgtatCTGCCCTAAAGAAAATAGAGAATGGGGAGTTTTCTTCTGTTCCACATTAGAGAGTTCtgttttcactctttgataaatcagatattttcagtatataggtatgggacctattatccagaatgctcaggacctggggttttccagataaggggtcattctataatttgaatcaccatactttaaatctactaaaaatatttcaacattaattaaacccaatacaattgtttgcttccaataatgactgattatatcttaattagggaCAAGTAAaagataattttatttttacatagaaaagggaaataattattaaaaataggaattatttgattaaaattgtttCTATGGCATATTTACAGGTAACACATCCCATACATCAGGAATATCCAGCCTACAGCCCTGTGATTTTTCTAgtacaaatgtaataaaacatatttaaccTAAGAAGACTTATCTTGAAACATGTACTTAATGTGAAGCACTGCGTGactgtataaataaatctaatattGATGTATGGCACAGTCAGGTGTCTTAGCAAATACAGCTATAACCTTATTTTGTTTAGTAATCCTCCCCTATATGCTCTTACCTGTTTCGCATTTGCAGTCCTGAGGGTCCATGTTATGTCTAGTTGGTGTTTCTCTGATGTTCTGGGAATCTGTATGAAGTTTAGGGCTCGGGAGctagtttatatacacaatgtGAGACTGAGTGCAAGATAATGACGTGTGCAAACACACCCCTGCACCACGTGTGCACAATCACAGCATAAACAGGACTGAGTGAAAAACGGATGCCTGGGGTTACCCACTGTAACTGCTGTGTCATTCTAAGTGTGAATCAGCAGACTGATAGTCTAGTGACAGTCAAGAGGAGTTCTGATATGAGATTTCTTAGCCACACAGCCAGCTCACATGCACATGCAATTCATAAACCTACATGTGCCTGTACATGCTCCTTCCAACTAACAAAcccattttcagaaatgttggaACTCTTTAAAATGTAAACGAAAAGATAATTTGAAACTCTATATCTAATTGCAAAcagtacaaagacaacatatcaGATGTTAaaactgagaaatgttattggtttatgaaaaatatattctcaTTTTGAATTTGGTGGCACCAACATGTTTCAAAAAAGTGCCATCTCAGGGCCCAAATCATTGGCTTTTGGCTTTGTTCCTTGTGTACAGAGATTTCTCTAGATTCTCTGAAACTATTGATGTTATTATGTActgtagatcagtgctgtccaacttcggTGGTACTGAGGGATGGGATTTTtctggtggagggccaataatggaagtcagtgttgaccactcctatttttaaaccacacacacttaaaaccacacccatgttactacaagatcatgtccacattaatggtggtagcacactaaaaaaccaaatggttggtgctcactgcagggatagcACTTTTCACTCATATGAGATTAAAAAGTTGTCTTATTAAGAtacacccttaaatccatatgcctcatcctcccctgtagATAACACAGCTCCCCAGCACATgagtaaacaccttaggggccgctaacaacaatttgcaaattttccaaggagcataggacaggcagggtatgacacacacagggaacatagagcaggcagagtatggcacactcaagaagcatagggcaggcagaatattgcacacccagggagcatagggcaggcagagtaaggcacacctggggagcatagggcaggcagagtatggcacacctggggagcatagggcaggcagagtatggcacacacaggaagagtaggacaggcaaagattatggcacacactgggagcatagggaaggcagagtatggcacacacagggagcatagggaaggcagaacagagcaggatacagggaaacctatcaggaccactttaagatgtactacatacagtgacacacgtTTTGGTgtcccttcagcagtttgtatgagtgtgaacaatgtgggcagtttcagtctgggactGAGGTTTCAGTTTCAGTCTGGGACTGTGGAATGTGAACAACCGAGGTGTTACAAATGTGAACAGTTTATGCAGGGGCCAGTAGTGTGCCTTTTAAAGAGCTTACAtgtggtaaacagacacagcaggcagacttacacatggggggggggcacacaggGGGGGGTTGGATAGTTGGACAGCCAGTAGATGATGAAATTAACAGATATATTGCGGAAAACAAAATTTTacagttttaacattttataatgtGTTTTGTACTGTCATTTACAATCTACAATGTCCCAGTGTATCTCACAGTAGTTATTATGTCtacccttaagcacctcttctccattGTAAACATTCCCAACTTGGCCAGcgtttcttcataactgagacatTCCATACCCTCTATTAACCTAGTTGCTAATCTCTGGTGTTTATTTCAGTAAATTGCttttaagaactggagaccaaaactgcactacatattcCAGATGTGGTCTTATAAGTGCTTTGTAAAGAGTGAGAATGACCATCTACTATCTTGAGTCTATGCCACTTTTAATCTAGGATAGTAGCTTACTGGTTGATCCTgcagctgactggcattgcttgctacagctacaTTTATTATTCACTAGTACCCTTCTGCATCAATGATTTTTGTAACTTAAAGGATTAATATAAGAATATCCAGATAGTGCTCATACAAAATAGAGTAAAAAAATGCAATGAGCTCAGATATTGTTCCTATTACTTTTGTTCATCCAATGTCCATCAGATTGCTATTATGATGTGTGACTGACATAGGTTAACTAAATACAAGTATTTCAGAAGCACACATTTTGTGTTCATAGGTAGAAGGCCACATGCTAAGTTCTTCTTATGTCACAATTCAATACTTATGTTTCAGAGCATGTAGTGTAGTATCATTTTAAATacataaggttttctggtgggggTATGTTTGGTTAGAAGTAAATAGAGGTATGAGCAGAATATGGGACAAACTTCACCTTTCTGTATTAGTTTGTACAAGAAGCTGTTAGCTTGGCACTTGTCTACATAACTTTCCCTTTAGATGTTAgccaaaatgaatttattttaggAATGGAAACATAGTGAAGGAGTTCAGTTGGATGTTCCCAGTAGAAAAACACATTAACAACAGATAATAGTAGAACACATTATAAAATTAGTAAAGACTACAGTTTAGAAagtac encodes the following:
- the mt4.L gene encoding metallothionein, which produces MDPQDCKCETGASCSCGTTCSCSNCKCTSCKKSCCSCCPAECSKCSQGCHCEKGSKKCSCCN